Proteins co-encoded in one Populus trichocarpa isolate Nisqually-1 chromosome 10, P.trichocarpa_v4.1, whole genome shotgun sequence genomic window:
- the LOC7496680 gene encoding exopolygalacturonase, whose protein sequence is MAMAILFTWKSSANASLILCIIAASFVSKALGHHGRADRKDPNEKVFNVLRYGAHPGREDNALSFIRAWKAACNYRGKARLLIPKGTFLIGATIFQGPCQGPAPIKVQIAGTLKAVPDPSMYEEDFWILFENIKGLLVTGTGTVDGQGNAVWKYNVGDGGAKFPSSIKFNHVVNGIIRQITSVNPMGFHISIVLSQNIKAKNLRIFAPSDSPNTDGIHISQTNQVYVSNSVIGTGDDCIGIIRGCTDVHIRNVTCGPGHGISIGSLGKYQDEEDVRGITVKNCTLNNTDNGIRIKTYGGSPPSQASGILFQDIVMVRVKNPIIIDQSYGNKESASRVRLSDVRYQNIRGTSTSVVGVNIKCSNTVPCERVSLSNINLNYVGAKQHNHEISSVCTNAKLNYAGFQLPSPCR, encoded by the exons ATGGCAATGGCCATATTATTTACATGGAAATCATCGGCAAATGCCTCACTCATTTTGTGCATTATAGCGGCCTCCTTTGTTTCAAAGGCTCTGGGGCACCACGGACGTGCCGACAGGAAAGATCCCAATGAGAAGGTGTTTAACGTGTTACGTTATGGAGCACATCCTGGAAGAGAGGATAACGCACTG TCTTTCATCCGAGCATGGAAGGCTGCATGCAATTATAGGGGAAAGGCAAGGCTACTTATCCCCAAGGGAACCTTTTTGATAGGGGCAACTATCTTTCAGGGACCATGCCAAGGTCCAGCACCCATTAAGGTTCAAATTGCAGGAACTCTGAAAGCTGTACCAGACCCTAGCATGTACGAAGAAGATTTCTGgatcttatttgaaaacatcaagGGCTTGCTGGTTACTGGTACAGGCACTGTTGATGGCCAAGGCAATGCTGTCTGGAAATACAATGTCGGCGACGGCGGTGCCAAGTTCCCAAGT TCTATAAAATTCAATCATGTAGTCAACGGGATTATAAGACAGATCACCTCTGTGAATCCCATGGGTTTCCACATATCCATCGTTCTGTCCCAGAACATCAAGGCCAAAAATCTTCGTATATTTGCCCCTTCCGACAGCCCCAACACTGACGGAATCCATATCAGCCAAACCAATCAAGTGTATGTATCAAATAGTGTCATCGGCACTGGTGATGATTGCATTGGCATCATACGTGGATGCACCGATGTCCACATCAGAAATGTAACCTGTGGCCCTGGACACGGTATCAG TATTGGTAGCCTTGGAAAGTACCAGGATGAGGAGGATGTGAGAGGGATCACTGTGAAAAACTGCACATTGAATAACACGGACAATGGAATCAGAATAAAAACATATGGAGGATCACCTCCAAGCCAAGCTTCGGGCATACTTTTCCAGGATATCGTCATGGTCAGAGTAAAAAACCCCATTATTATTGATCAATCTTATGGAAACAAAGAATCG GCATCAAGGGTAAGGCTCAGTGATGTTCGATACCAAAACATTAGAGGAACATCCACTTCAGTTGTTGGAGTAAACATCAAGTGCAGCAATACTGTTCCCTGTGAAAGAGTTAGCTTGTCAAACATAAATTTGAACTACGTTGGAGCAAAACAGCATAATCATGAAATCAGCTCTGTGTGCACCAatgcaaaattaaattatgctgGCTTCCAGCTCCCATCACCTTGCCGATAG
- the LOC18102264 gene encoding lipoamide acyltransferase component of branched-chain alpha-keto acid dehydrogenase complex, mitochondrial-like, whose translation MLIVRRVWHKLVRSSTPRFLYPYPAPALLKAPKLPFTGYTNNSINIKIETKVGWRLFSSQALADGGMSDRIVDVPLAQTGEGIAECELLKWFVKEGDEVEDFQPLCEVQSDKATIEITSRYKGKVAQFQYVPGDIVKVGETLLKMVVEGAQVPPQKHDVTENIISHCSEGEVNKSKTCGVLSTPAVRHLGKQYDINLNDVHGSGKDGRVLKEDIIKHAIQKGIIKDSSGFENADSGDQFLRGEEDYSYVPAELGSHHGDKTIPLRGFQRTMVKTMSMAAKVPHFHYVEEINCDALVELKESFQNNNTEPGVKHTFLPSLIKSLSVAISKYPWINSRFNEDSMEVILKGSHNIGIAMATPSGLVVPNIKNVQSLSILEITKELSRLQQLALANKLNPEDITGGTITLSNIGAIGGKFGAPILNLPELAIIAIGRIQKVAHFADDGNAYPASVMTVNIGADHRVLDGATVARFCNEWKQLIEKPELLMLLMR comes from the exons ATGTTGATTGTCAGAAGGGTGTGGCATAAACTGGTCAGGAGCTCCACCCCACGATTTCTCTACCCGTATCCCGCTCCCGCTCTATTAAAGGCCCCCAAACTTCCTTTCACTGGTTACACTAATAACTCTATCAAC atCAAGATTGAGACTAAAGTGGGTTGGCGTTTGTTTTCAAGTCAAGCTTTGGCTGATGGGGGGATGAGTGATAGAATTGTTGATGTGCCTTTAGCTCAAACTGGTGAAGGTATTGCTGAGTGTGAACTGCTCAAATGGTTTGTGAAAGAG GGGGATGAAGTTGAAGACTTTCAACCACTATGTGAAGTCCAGAGTGACAAAGCGACTATTGAGATAACGAGTCGTTACAAAGGAAAAGTTGCTCAATTTCAATACGTTCCAGGAGATATTGTAAAG GTTGGAGAGACTCTTCTTAAAATGGTTGTTGAGGGAGCTCAAGTTCCACCACAGAAACATGATGTtactgaaaatattatttctcaTTGTTCTGAGGGTGAGgtaaataaaagtaaaacttGTGGAGTCCTGTCAACACCAGCTGTGCGACACCTTGGTAAGCAATATGATATAAATCTAAATGATGTCCATGGATCTGGTAAAGATGGGAGGGTATTAAAAGAAGATATAATTAAACACGCTATTCAGAAAGGAATCATTAAAGATTCCTCTGGCTTTGAGAATGCTGATTCTGGAGACCAGTTTTTGAGAGGTGAAGAGGACTACTCATACGTGCCAGCTGAGTTAGGCTCACACCACGGTGATAAGACAATTCCTCTAAG gggaTTCCAACGCACAATGGTGAAAACAATGTCAATGGCTGCAAAAGTTCCACATTTTCATTATGTAGAAGAGATAAATTGTGATGCATTGGTGGAGCTTAAAGAAAGTTTCCAAAACAATAACACCGAACCAGGTGTGAAGCATACTTTTCTTCCATCTTTGATAAAGTCACTTTCAGTGGCCATCAGCAAATATCCATGGATTAATAGTCGCTTCAATGAGGACTCAATGGAGGTCATCCTGAAAG GTTCCCACAATATTGGAATTGCCATGGCTACTCCATCTGGTCTAGTTGTACCCAATATAAAGAATGTTCAGTCTCTTTCCATCTTGGAG ATAACAAAGGAGCTTTCGCGGTTGCAACAATTGGCCTTGGCTAATAAGCTTAACCCTGAGGATATAACTGGTGGAACAATAACACTAAGCAACATTGGAGCAATTGGTGGGAAGTTTGGTGCTCCCATCCTCAACTTGCCTGAACTGGCAATTATTGCAATTGGCCGAATTCAGAAAGTGGCTCATTTTGCAGATGATGGAAATGCATATCCTGCATCAGTTATGACG GTAAATATTGGTGCAGATCATAGAGTTTTGGACGGGGCGACTGTTGCAAGATTTTGCAATGAGTGGAAACAGTTGATTGAAAAACCAGAGCTGCTCATGTTGCTTATGAGATGA